The nucleotide sequence AGTACGCATCCAACTTTCGCCGAAGAGAAAAAGTAGCGGTAAGCCCGCCAAAATGAATATGCCCGCCGATTGGATAACCTTGAAACGGCATTCCGCCAGCGAGCCATTCGATAGACGTGTTTCCTATTTTTTTGGATGCGAGTTCCAGATTATCGTAGATATGCATAAATAATTGATCAGGGTCCTCCGATGGCGCAGGTCTCAACTCTGCAACCGGGTGCTGATGGAGACCTAATTCTTCTCGATAACGTGTCGTATCACACCCAACCGTGCCAGTAATACTCAGGAAGTCAGAAGCAAGTGCCATCTCTCCTGTGGGCTTGCGTAAAGCAAACTCAGGATCAGCCCCCATGCTTTGCAGCTTTTGCGGCTGTTTGCGCATCCGGCCTTCCCACCAATCTCGAGCCCGCTGCATATATTCGTCAGCATGCTTGGCTGGCCAATTTGGTTCCACCTCGACGACCTTAAGTCGATGGGGAGAAGCCGCCATAATCGTCACTTGACCCGCATCGGCTCCAGCGGCATACAAACTGCGAGCAGCCAGCCCTTGTACCACCTGAACCTCTGTTTCGGTGGAAGGCAAGGAGACGGAATGCCATTCGGGTTCCTCCATCCGGTGCAGCAACCACTGTGATTGCTCTTCGCTCCTGGCGATATCCAGTACATAGTCTTGGTAAAGGCAGATCCTATATGTCCGCCAGCCCGGTCGCGCTGCTTTTCCTGTCGTTACAGGTATTCTCCCCTGCCGGAGCAACCAGCGCCCGATTTCTGGACGATGCAAATAAGCAACGACTTCTTTCGCGTTGGCCGTCATTGGTTGTGTTACTGGCATTTCCTGCTTGTTAGCTCGCTGACTCGCCTTCGTGCGTAGAATCATGCCTTCCACACTCCCCCGCTATTCTCTCGTTATCTTATGACTGCGCCTAGAAAAAGTGTGAATGGTGAGCACCCGAAAAAAAGAAAAAAGAGGAGATAATTTCTCCTCTTTAGTCGAGCTCGTCGAGTAGCGTAGCGGAATCAAAGTCTTCAAACTCGTCACTGTTATCTTCAAAGTCGTCAACCAGATGAAACTCTTTTTCATCACAACTATTGCAGACAACAACGCACACCTTTGTTTCCCCAATGACCTCTACTGCATATTCGCTTTCAACTCTGACTGTGATTGTGCCACCACCACTTAACTCCGCTTTTATGCACTTCGGTTGCTCCACGGCGCGTGCTACGATTTCCAGATCGCCTCTGCAGTTCTTGTCGAAGAACGTAAGCGGTACGAGTACGGAGAACTGAACAGTTTCCCGCTTGACTTCGGTTTGCGTGTTATTAGCAAACGAAAACCACAGGTTGACGTCATACGTACCAGATACTTCAACGGCATCTCCGACTTTCTCTGCTTGGAAGTTCGTGTTTATAATCCAGCATCCGAGGATCGTCGAAGGAGTTTGCGACGGTATGATGGTGTGGGTGGTAATAGAAAATTTATGGCCTTTGCCGCAGACTGCTTTCGCGATAAGTTCCCGGCACTGTAGATCTTTGTCTATACCCGACATTTCGTTACCTCCTCCATACAACGTTTCTGTACATTTGTATGCAGGGCATTCGACTAGCGTGCAAACAACCACCTTATATTTGGGAAAGTTGTTGGGTATTCATCAAAACAGCGCCGGGAAGGCTTTTTATCGAGAATTAGGAGCAGCAACCGCCGGATTTTTTCTTTTCAGGCCCGCCACCCGTCTCTCCTGTCAATGGGTTTCCGCCTGTATCCAAAATAATACGCTCCGAAACGGTGTTCGTGATCACGTTCGTGACCATTTGCAAAAGATCGTTCACATCGACCTGCGATTGCTTGAATTCCGTAACAATTGGAATGGAATCCAGCTCCTCATGCAATTGGTTGTACTCGTCTTCCACTTTTTTCACCAGTTCCGGCTTGTTGATGGATTCAAACATCACCATTTGCTTTTGCTTCTGTTTTAATGTATCAATTAAATCTTGCACACGTTCATTGTGCTTGATTTGCAGTTCGGCACGTTTGAAGAAATCAACTTCATTTGTACGCGCGATCATAGCTGCGAGTTCGCGAGCTTTCTCAAGAATGTCTTTCTGGGTATACACGTTTGTTTGTTCCATAATGACCTACACCTCAACTTTGGATACGAGTTCTCCGTGGAGTGTCCACGTTTTCGCATCTGTAATTTTTATATGCACATACTGTCCGATCAAAGATTTGTCGCCGGTGAAATGGACCAGCTTGTTCGTACGCGTACGTCCCGCGAGCACTTCCGCGTTTGTCCTCGATTCGCCTTCCACAAGTACCTCGACAACCTGATCCTGCAGTTTTTTATTTTGTTCCAGTCCGATGCGAGCCAACACTTCATTGAGTCGATACAAGCGCGCTTTTTTCACTTCCATCGGAACGTTGTCTTCCATGACAGCAGCCGGTGTACCTTCACGTGGGGAGTAAATGAAGGTGTACGCAAAATCGTACTTAACCTCTTCCACCATCGAAATGGTATCTTCGAACTGCTCGTCAGTTTCGCCTGGGAAGCCAACAATAATATCGGTAGAAAGCGAGACATTCGGGATCGCGTCCTTGATTTTGCGAACCAGCTCCAGATAATGCTCACGCGAATATTTGCGTGCCATCCGCTTGAGTACTTCTGTCGAACCGGATTGGACAGGCAAATGGATTTGCTCCACCAGGTTGCCTCCCTTTGCCAGCACCTCGATCAAGTGGTCGTCAAAATCTCTCGGATGACTTGTCGTGAAGCGCACACGCGGGATATCAATCTTGCGAATCTCGTCCATTAGATCTCCAAAACCATACTCGATATCCTCAAAATCTTTCCCATACGCATTGACGTTTTGTCCAAGAAGCATGATTTCCTTAAAGCCTTGGCGGGCAAGATCACGCACTTCCGCGATAACATCTTCCGGGCGTCGACTGCGCTCTTTCCCGCGGGTATACGGCACGATACAGTACGTACAGAACTTGTCACAGCCGTACATAATGTTAACCCAGCCCTTGGTGTTTCCTTCGCGGAGCTTCGGCATATTTTCGACGATATCGCCTTCCTTGGACCAAACCTCAATCACCATTTCTTTGCTGAACATCGCATCGCGCAACAGTTCTGGCAGACGGTGAATATTGTGCGTTCCAAAAATCAAGTCAACCTGCTGGTAGCTTTTCAGGATTTTCTTGACGACTTTCTCTTCTTGGGACATACAGCCGCAAACCCCAAGGATCAGATTCGGATTGTTATTCTTGAGCCGCTTCATGTGGCCGAGCTCTCCAAATACTTTATCCTCTGCATTTTCGCGGATCGCACAGGTGTTAAATAGGATGACATCCGCATCTTCGACAGAGTCAGAGGAGGTATAGCCCATGGCCTGCAAAATACCAGAAATCGTCTCCGAATCATGCTCGTTCATTTGGCAGCCATACGTACGAACGTGATAACGCTTTCCTTTTCCGATGTTCTGCATGTCTTCCGGGATATTAAAATCGTAATGGACTAAAATCTCTTCCTTACCGCGCTTTTTCGCATCTTTCAGAGAGGGGGCCTGGAAGTATTTCGCATAGTCTTCCGTTTTCTTTGGAGACTTAACGGATTTTAAGTCCACAGTCGCCTCTTTCGTTTCCTTCATCATTTATCACCTCAGCTAAAATCATCTACATAAGTAACCAATAAAGAATTATATCATTTTGGGTGATATAAAAGCTAATGCATAATAACCATTATGAGGCAAAATATGTACGAAACGGCGGAGAGGCCGTTCCGATCATCTGTGGGTTTCCCGGTAAGGAGATGTGGCCTCTATTTTTCTCTCCACTCTCCTAGAATGGTAATCAATTCGGGGATTTCATCGATGATAGCGTCTGCCTCCACGTTATCCCCCCAAAACATGTCCCTCTTCCAAACTGCCTTCATCCCTGCCGCACGCGCCCCTTGTACATCGTTAACCGGGTGATCCCCCACATATACCGCTTCACTCGCTTTCACTCCAAGTCGGTCCAACGCTCTTTCAAATATGATTGACTCTGGCTTGGACACCCCTTCCCGCTCCGAAATCAAAATAGCATGAAAAAATGGTTCAATTCCAATCGCATTCAAGTTTTTCATTTGAAACTCACTTCGTCCATTCGTAATGATCCCTAGCTTCATTCCCAATTGATGTAAGATCTGAAGTGTTTCAACCACACCTCTAAAAGACAG is from Brevibacillus brevis and encodes:
- a CDS encoding putative amidoligase domain-containing protein, encoding MILRTKASQRANKQEMPVTQPMTANAKEVVAYLHRPEIGRWLLRQGRIPVTTGKAARPGWRTYRICLYQDYVLDIARSEEQSQWLLHRMEEPEWHSVSLPSTETEVQVVQGLAARSLYAAGADAGQVTIMAASPHRLKVVEVEPNWPAKHADEYMQRARDWWEGRMRKQPQKLQSMGADPEFALRKPTGEMALASDFLSITGTVGCDTTRYREELGLHQHPVAELRPAPSEDPDQLFMHIYDNLELASKKIGNTSIEWLAGGMPFQGYPIGGHIHFGGLTATFSLRRKLDAYLALPLVLIEDAGCMSRRERYGFLGDVREKEYGFEYRTLPSWLVDPLVTRGILHLAHLVATNHDKLQAMPHLKLPLIKAYYQGEKEKLLPYVTQVWQELKELPGYTLSRIHLDRYFSFLIESQSWRTDEDLRKTWKLP
- a CDS encoding HAD family hydrolase — its product is MVTACLFDLDGTLLDRERSLDTFLARQYERTRPLQKKMSLEAFTSRFHELDQRGYVWKDVVYQTILEESKIEEVTSLFLLEEYVHLFWQDCLSFRGVVETLQILHQLGMKLGIITNGRSEFQMKNLNAIGIEPFFHAILISEREGVSKPESIIFERALDRLGVKASEAVYVGDHPVNDVQGARAAGMKAVWKRDMFWGDNVEADAIIDEIPELITILGEWREK
- the cotE gene encoding outer spore coat protein CotE — its product is MSGIDKDLQCRELIAKAVCGKGHKFSITTHTIIPSQTPSTILGCWIINTNFQAEKVGDAVEVSGTYDVNLWFSFANNTQTEVKRETVQFSVLVPLTFFDKNCRGDLEIVARAVEQPKCIKAELSGGGTITVRVESEYAVEVIGETKVCVVVCNSCDEKEFHLVDDFEDNSDEFEDFDSATLLDELD
- the miaB gene encoding tRNA (N6-isopentenyl adenosine(37)-C2)-methylthiotransferase MiaB, which produces MKETKEATVDLKSVKSPKKTEDYAKYFQAPSLKDAKKRGKEEILVHYDFNIPEDMQNIGKGKRYHVRTYGCQMNEHDSETISGILQAMGYTSSDSVEDADVILFNTCAIRENAEDKVFGELGHMKRLKNNNPNLILGVCGCMSQEEKVVKKILKSYQQVDLIFGTHNIHRLPELLRDAMFSKEMVIEVWSKEGDIVENMPKLREGNTKGWVNIMYGCDKFCTYCIVPYTRGKERSRRPEDVIAEVRDLARQGFKEIMLLGQNVNAYGKDFEDIEYGFGDLMDEIRKIDIPRVRFTTSHPRDFDDHLIEVLAKGGNLVEQIHLPVQSGSTEVLKRMARKYSREHYLELVRKIKDAIPNVSLSTDIIVGFPGETDEQFEDTISMVEEVKYDFAYTFIYSPREGTPAAVMEDNVPMEVKKARLYRLNEVLARIGLEQNKKLQDQVVEVLVEGESRTNAEVLAGRTRTNKLVHFTGDKSLIGQYVHIKITDAKTWTLHGELVSKVEV
- a CDS encoding RicAFT regulatory complex protein RicA family protein, whose protein sequence is MEQTNVYTQKDILEKARELAAMIARTNEVDFFKRAELQIKHNERVQDLIDTLKQKQKQMVMFESINKPELVKKVEDEYNQLHEELDSIPIVTEFKQSQVDVNDLLQMVTNVITNTVSERIILDTGGNPLTGETGGGPEKKKSGGCCS